The Ramlibacter sp. PS4R-6 nucleotide sequence CTTCCTCGGTCAGCGGCGCCTGCTCCATGATCTCGACGGGGTTCTTGCCGTCCTGCGCCGCGCGCTGCACGAAGGTGGGGAAGGACCACGCGGCCTGGCGGATCAGGTCCACCGAGCTGCGCAGGTAGTCCTTCATCGGCTTGCGCACCGTCTCGCGCACGGTGTCGTCGTCGTCGCCGACGAAGGTGTGCAGCATCAGCGTCACGTGCGGCTTGCCGGCGTGGCCGGCCTTGTGCCACGCGGCACGGTACAGCTTGAGCTTCTCGGCGACGTCCTCGATCTTCTGGCCGAGCAGGTGCGTGAGCAGGTGGCAGCCGAGCGTGCCCGCCTGTTCGAACGTTTCCGGGTTACCGGCGGCCGTCACCCAAACGGGCAACTCTTTCTGGATCGGGCGCGGCAGCGCCTGCACCTCGACGTCCTTGCCGTTCGGGCCGGGGAAGGGTAGCTTCTCGCCGCGCCACAGGCGCCGCACCACGTCGATGTTGCGCAGCATCGCGTTCTTGCGGTCGGCGAAGGCGTCGGGCGCGATCACGAAGTCGTTGGGCTGCCAGCCCGAGGCGAACGAGATGCCGACGCGGCCTTGCGAGATGTTGTCGACGAAGGCCCACTCTTCCGCGACGCGGATCGGGTGGTGCAGCGGCAGCACGCAGCTGCCGGCGCGGATCTGGATGCGCGAGGTGCAGGCCGCGATGGCCGCGCTCGTCACCGCGGGATTGGGGTAAAGGCCGCCGAACGCGTGGAAGTGCCGTTCGGGTGTCCACACGGCCGAGAAGCCGTTGGCGTCGCCGAACTTCGCGCCTTCCATCAGCACGCGGTAGCGGTCCTGGGCGGTAGAGGCGTGGTCGCTCGCGAAGTAGAACAGGCTGAACTCGGGCGCCTTCGCCTCGGCCTTCACGGTGTTGGAGTGCAGCACCACGGTGAAGCCGCGCGCAAGCGTCCAGCACAGCTCCAGCACGGAGATGTCGAACGACAGGCTGGTCACCGCCAGCCAGCGGCCGGGCGGATCGTGAGCGATGCGCGGGTCCATGCCCGCGAAGAAGTTCATCACGTTGCGGTGCGTGACCACGACGCCCTTGGGCTTGCCGGTCGAGCCGGAGGTGTAGATCACGTAGGCCGCGCGGGACGGGTCGGCCTTCGGCAGCGGTTGCGTGGATTCGCCCGGCAGCGACGCGAGCGTGCCTTCGGTGATCACGAGCTTCGTGCCCGAGTCCTCGACCATGAAATCGAGCCGGTCGCGCGGGTACTCGGGGTCGAGCGGCAGGTAGGCGGCGCCGGCCTTCAGGATGGCCTGCTGCGCGATGAGCAACTCGGCGCTGCGGTGCAGGCACAGGCCGACGATGTCACCGGGCTGAACGCCCGCGGCGACGAGGCGCCGTGCGAGCGAGGTCGAGCGTTCGTCGAATTCGCGGTACGTCAGTTGTGCGCCGTGGAACTCGACGGCGATGCGGTCGGGCGTGCGTTGCGCCTGCGCGGCGATCGCTTCGTGCACCCCGGTGCCCGACTCGAATTCGCGGGCGGTCTCGTTCAGGGCCGCGATGCGTTCGCGCTCGTCGTCGGGCAGCAAGGTGCCCACGTCGAGCCAGTGCGACAGCTGGCGCGCCATGCAAGCCACGGTCTCGCGCGCCAAAGCGGGCCCCGCGACGAGTTCCATGCGTTCGCCGTGCAGCGACAGCATCAGGTCGGTGTGCGGCGGCAGGTCGCTGCGGCCGTCCAGCGCGACGGCGATGCGGATGGTGTCCAGGACCGGATGCTTCTCGCCCAGGCGCGCGGGCAGGTCGCGCGGGTAGGGGCCGGCGACGCGCACCTGCGCGAAGTCGCCGTCGAAGGGCACCACGTCCTGCAGCCAGGGCTCGAGGCCCCGCGCGGCTTGCGCGATCGCCGGATCGCACAGCAGGACCGTCACGCGCTCCTGCGCGCACAAGGCGCGCAGCCAATCGATGAAAGCCTGCGCCGTGCGTTCGCCGTCGGCGCCGGCGTCCAGCGCGACACGCGTCACTTCCGTGCCCGCCAGCTCGCGCGGGTAGGGCAGTTCGACCGGCGCCAGGTGCGTGAGCGCCGCCGCCCAGTGGCGTTCGCCGCGTGCGAGGGCCGGCAGGGCTGCGGCGATGCGATCGCGCAATGCGGCGTCGAGCAGGGGCAGCTGCTTCGGCAGGTCGCGCACGGGTTCGGCCAGCGTCAGGACGACGTCGCCCGCGGCGGTGGCCACCGTCACCGAGCGGTCCTGCGCCTGCACGACGGTGCCGGGCGCCGCATGCGACGCCGCCTGGTCGACCTGCGCGTCGCGCACGAGCACCGTGCGCTCGCCCACCAGCAGCTTCGGCCTGGCCAGCGGGTTGGCATACGTGCCGAAGTCCAGCGCCTTCACCAGCGCGACGATCTCGCGCGCGGTCTTCGTGAAATCGAGGGTCGCGAGCGTGTCGGGACGCTTGTCGCGGCCGAAGTACGTCCGCTCGCCGGCTTGCGCGGTCAGCTCGAGCTCGCCGCGTGCGGCGTCGGCGGCGATCTGCGCGAAGGCGGCCAGGCCGGCCTCGTAGCAGCGGGCGTTCAGTTCCAGCGAGGTCTCGCCGGCGGTGACGGGGAACATCGCCTGCTTCACGATGCGGCCGGCGTCCACGCGCGCCGTCATCTCGTGCCACGTGATGCCGTGCTGGCTCTCGCCATTCAGCAGCGCCCACACCGGCGCGTTCAGGCCCGCGTAGCGGGGCAGCGGGCCGTCGTGGAAATTGACCGCCAGCTTCGCCGGCAGCCGCAGGAACGTTTCCGGCAGGACCTCGAGGTTCGCGACGCTGAAGAGGTAGTCGCAAGCCACGTCCGGGGCCTGCAAGGCTTCGCCGGCGGCGAACTGGCGGTGCGCGATGCCCGCGTCGCGGGCCCAGTGCGCGATCTCCGCGTTGCGCGTCACGACATGCGCGACGCAGTGCCCGGCATCGAGCCAGGCTTGCGCGCAGCGCACCAGGAGAGTCCCGTCTCCCACGAAAACAGCACCCGTACTGCTCATCTCTCTCAGTGCCTTTCAGTCACGCAGGTCACGCCTCGGCCATGTTAGGCAGCGAAGAATCGTTCGTGGGCCGCGTGCGCCCTGCTCAGTTGGTTGATGTCACTGGCCGAGCCACAGTTCGTGCGTTTCAGCACGAAGTCGGGGTCGGCCGGCGCGCGCAGCACCACGGCCAGCGCGCAGTCGTCGTACGCATGCACCACCGCGCCGCGGCCGGCGCACAGCCCGTTGCTGCGCTCCAGGTGCACGTCGAAGCGGCTCGCGTTGCGCGGCATGCACAGGATGCGCGGGTTCGCGTCGACGAGGCCCGTGCCGCAGGCCTTCCAGAAGGCCTCCAGCGCGGTCCAGTGGAAGAAGAAGGCCTTGGTCGTCACCGGCTGCGGCGCGATCACGAAGGCGCCCAGCAGCCCGGCGTCGATCGGCCGCGATTCGATGCATTCCACGTCCACGCCGATGGGCGCGGTGCGCGTCACGGCGCACGCCACGGCGGTGCGCGTGCGCGACAGGCTCACGTGCAGGTCGGGGTGGCGCGCGATGAAAGGCATGCCGCGCGTGTCGTGGCGCAGCTCGATCTCCGCCGCGTCGACCTCGCAGTCGTTCGCGACCAGCGCGCGCAGCAAGGCGTGCACGACGGCGAAGGCGCGGCGGTCCGCTTCGAAGCGCAGGCGGCGCATCGCTTCGCGTTCCTCCTCGGACAGCAGGCGCTCGATGGCCTCGATGTCGCGATGCGCGAACTCCGTGGGGCGCGCGCAGGCCAGGTGGACTTCAGGCGCGTGCATGGCTTTCCGCCCGCGCGTTGCGGTGCGCGCGGTCGAACTCCGAGAATCGGCGCGCGTTCAGGCGGCGCCAGGCATCGTTGGTGCGGCTGATGGCCTCGGACCAGGCCTTCCAGGCGCGGATGCGCTCGGGCGAGCCGGGTGCGTGCGAATGCAGCTCCTGCCAGGCGTGTCGTTCACGGTCGACCGATTCGGTGTATGCCGCGGCCAGTGGGTCGTCGTGTGATGTGCGGTGCTCGTCCATGGGTTTTGCTGCGCTTCGTGCAAGCCCATGAATAGTGCGTCACCGCGCGGCTCATCCGTGCCCCGTGTAACCAAGTTCCGCTTGCGTCCTACAGCCCGGAAGGGCTAAGACTTTCATTCGTGCTCATTCGAGCAACGCGCGGCGGATCGGCTCGATCCAGCTGTTGGTCTTCGTCGAGAAAGCGCCGAAGTCCGAACCGAAATTCCAGTAGGTCCAGCCGATGCCGCGCTTCTCGGCCTCGTCGCGCACGATGCGCGCGTACTCGGCGCGCATCTTCAGGTCGACCTTCTCGTAGGTGCCGAACTCGCCCAGGTGCACCGGGTAGCCGCTTTGCTGGTTCCAGCGGATCGCCATGTCCAGCGCGTTCGAGATCTGCGCGCGGTCCTTCGGGCTGCAGCAGGTGGGGCCCATGGGGAACTGCGGCATCCACTCCATGCCCTGGTGCGTGAAGGGGAAGGGGTCGTAGTTGTGGATCGCGACGATGACGTTGCGGTCGCGCGGCACCCGCAGCTTCGGCAGCTCGGGGATGGCGTTCCATTCGCCGGGGCCGATCAGCACCGTGCGGGTGGGGTTCGTGGCGCGCACGACTGACAGCACTTGCGCGGCCAGCTGGTTCCAGGGCTCGCCGTTCAGGCGCCCGTGCGGCTCGTTCAGCAGCTCGAAGAGCAGCTTCGGCGGCTTGTCCTTGTAGCGCGCGGCGATCTGCTTCCACAGGTTCACCAGGCGCTGCTCCAGCACCGCGGGGTCGACCTCGAACTCGTTGGGGTGCTGCTTGTCGCCCGACAGCTGCGTGTAGTGGTGCACGTCGACGATGACGTACATCCCCTTGGCGAGGAACGCGTCGATCACCTGGTCGACGCGTTTGGCGAATTCCTCGTCGATGGTGGCGTCGGCCGTCTTGGCGGCGTGGTTGCTCCAGCGCACCGGCACGCGCACCGTCTTGAAGGGGCCCGCGACGAGGTCGGCATACGCGGGGTCCCACTTCATGCCCCAGTCGCCTTCGCGGGGCGCGTCGAGCATGTTCCCCATGTTGATGCCGCGGCCCAGCGACTTGGCGACGGCGCAGGTTTCGGGGCTGACGGCCGCGCACGATTGCGCGGCTTGCGCGGCGCCGGCGGCGAGGAACAGGAGCAGGGCGATGTACTTGTGCATGCGGCGAATTGTTGTCGCGGCAAGCGCGCACCACGGGCGCTCATCCGCAGTTTGCGGCGCAGTCCTACAGGGCATGCGCGCGGGCCCGCCGGAGAAAAGCGGGACGACCGTGACGAATGACATGGCCCACCGTCGCCGTTCGTTGCTTTCGCGCCGAGACAACCCCCGGCCATCGCCGCGTTGCTTCGTCTTCGACAACACGCGTGGGGCGCATGTCCATCGCCGTTGTGGCGAGCGTCCTACACGCCGTCTGCGGCGTATCCGACACCTACAAAATGGTGCGGGTTCTTACATTGGAGGCCGCTGAGTCAGCGACCATTTCACGAACCGGGGAACCCATGAGCGCGATCGCAACGAGAACACAAGCCGACCCTGCCCACTTCCTCAAGATCGCGAGCGATGGCGCCGGGCTCGCGACGCACGAACAACTGTGGCGGTGGCTCCAGGGCGACGTGCAGCAGTGGCTGTCGCACGAGGTCATGTTGATCGGCTGGGGCGACTTCCGCACCGGCGACCTGCAGTACGACATCGTCTCCAGCCTCCCCGGCATGCGTTCGCACGACTGGACCGTGGCCGGCATCGCCCCCATCATCAGCTACTTCCGCGATTGCTGGGCGGCCGCGCAGCACCTGCCCACGCAGCTCGATGCGAGCGTGTGCGCGCAGCTGGTGCGCGGCGCCGGCGAAGGCGCGGCGCCCGACGCGCTGCGCACGATGAAGACGGCGCTGGTGCACGGCATCCGCCGCTCGCGCCACGGCTCCGAGCGCGTGTTCGTCGCCTTGAGCCGCGAATCCGAACTGCCCACCGCCGCGCCCATGTCGCTCAAGCTGCTGCTGCCCTTCATGGACACGGCCT carries:
- a CDS encoding MupA/Atu3671 family FMN-dependent luciferase-like monooxygenase, with protein sequence MGDGTLLVRCAQAWLDAGHCVAHVVTRNAEIAHWARDAGIAHRQFAAGEALQAPDVACDYLFSVANLEVLPETFLRLPAKLAVNFHDGPLPRYAGLNAPVWALLNGESQHGITWHEMTARVDAGRIVKQAMFPVTAGETSLELNARCYEAGLAAFAQIAADAARGELELTAQAGERTYFGRDKRPDTLATLDFTKTAREIVALVKALDFGTYANPLARPKLLVGERTVLVRDAQVDQAASHAAPGTVVQAQDRSVTVATAAGDVVLTLAEPVRDLPKQLPLLDAALRDRIAAALPALARGERHWAAALTHLAPVELPYPRELAGTEVTRVALDAGADGERTAQAFIDWLRALCAQERVTVLLCDPAIAQAARGLEPWLQDVVPFDGDFAQVRVAGPYPRDLPARLGEKHPVLDTIRIAVALDGRSDLPPHTDLMLSLHGERMELVAGPALARETVACMARQLSHWLDVGTLLPDDERERIAALNETAREFESGTGVHEAIAAQAQRTPDRIAVEFHGAQLTYREFDERSTSLARRLVAAGVQPGDIVGLCLHRSAELLIAQQAILKAGAAYLPLDPEYPRDRLDFMVEDSGTKLVITEGTLASLPGESTQPLPKADPSRAAYVIYTSGSTGKPKGVVVTHRNVMNFFAGMDPRIAHDPPGRWLAVTSLSFDISVLELCWTLARGFTVVLHSNTVKAEAKAPEFSLFYFASDHASTAQDRYRVLMEGAKFGDANGFSAVWTPERHFHAFGGLYPNPAVTSAAIAACTSRIQIRAGSCVLPLHHPIRVAEEWAFVDNISQGRVGISFASGWQPNDFVIAPDAFADRKNAMLRNIDVVRRLWRGEKLPFPGPNGKDVEVQALPRPIQKELPVWVTAAGNPETFEQAGTLGCHLLTHLLGQKIEDVAEKLKLYRAAWHKAGHAGKPHVTLMLHTFVGDDDDTVRETVRKPMKDYLRSSVDLIRQAAWSFPTFVQRAAQDGKNPVEIMEQAPLTEEETDALLEHAFNRYYGTSALFGTQERCLAMVGKLRDAGVDEIACLVDFGIATQTVLDHLQHLKALMDAAREMQPATQRVSAAEQVLARDVTHLQCTPSMASMLVADAPGRAALSKLQALMVGGEALPLKLAKDLRALVPGQLINMYGPTETTIWSTTCELKEVGDFVPLGTPIANTQLRVVNAGGHDCPALVPGELWIGGDGVTRGYHGRPELTAERFVTDEQGARWYRTGDLVRFRADGTIDFLGRIDHQVKIRGHRIELGEIESVLAKLPGVKDAVVIARDDASGEKRLLGYVTAQANARLEADALRAGIAKELPEIMVPQAVLVLPAFPSTPNGKVDRKALPEPNAVIAVLPPTTSTPNSELEKTIAAIWQDVLGLPQVGTTDNFFDLGGHSLLVVQVQRRLREACGREVSITDMFRLPTIKALAAHLGGGEPQAHAVNDGLARAQARRMMRSRAAGANTPA
- the epsA gene encoding XrtB/PEP-CTERM-associated transcriptional regulator EpsA → MSAIATRTQADPAHFLKIASDGAGLATHEQLWRWLQGDVQQWLSHEVMLIGWGDFRTGDLQYDIVSSLPGMRSHDWTVAGIAPIISYFRDCWAAAQHLPTQLDASVCAQLVRGAGEGAAPDALRTMKTALVHGIRRSRHGSERVFVALSRESELPTAAPMSLKLLLPFMDTALRQMPPAPVRQAPCSRFDIQHRHAARVPTLSERERQIMVWVAMGKTNPEIGMILDISEFTVKNHMKSIFSKLDVTNRAQAVAKLERMHAHA
- a CDS encoding 4'-phosphopantetheinyl transferase family protein, whose translation is MHAPEVHLACARPTEFAHRDIEAIERLLSEEEREAMRRLRFEADRRAFAVVHALLRALVANDCEVDAAEIELRHDTRGMPFIARHPDLHVSLSRTRTAVACAVTRTAPIGVDVECIESRPIDAGLLGAFVIAPQPVTTKAFFFHWTALEAFWKACGTGLVDANPRILCMPRNASRFDVHLERSNGLCAGRGAVVHAYDDCALAVVLRAPADPDFVLKRTNCGSASDINQLSRAHAAHERFFAA
- a CDS encoding glycoside hydrolase family 5 protein translates to MHKYIALLLFLAAGAAQAAQSCAAVSPETCAVAKSLGRGINMGNMLDAPREGDWGMKWDPAYADLVAGPFKTVRVPVRWSNHAAKTADATIDEEFAKRVDQVIDAFLAKGMYVIVDVHHYTQLSGDKQHPNEFEVDPAVLEQRLVNLWKQIAARYKDKPPKLLFELLNEPHGRLNGEPWNQLAAQVLSVVRATNPTRTVLIGPGEWNAIPELPKLRVPRDRNVIVAIHNYDPFPFTHQGMEWMPQFPMGPTCCSPKDRAQISNALDMAIRWNQQSGYPVHLGEFGTYEKVDLKMRAEYARIVRDEAEKRGIGWTYWNFGSDFGAFSTKTNSWIEPIRRALLE